From the genome of Streptomyces sp. NBC_01317, one region includes:
- a CDS encoding acyl-CoA dehydrogenase family protein yields the protein MATQEELTSVLDAVRDAVPALRRNGAAAEEQRWIPEENIELLQRAGVFRTAVPREHGGLDFDVAQQAQVIAEVARGCPSTGWLTMVWLTSAWCATLYPDQAQKEVFEGSGRVSIVFAPTGTLEPVEGGYRLDGTWRFNSGCRGADWDLLAAVVEQPDGTAQELVALVPTSELAFADDWHVSAGAATGSSTTTATGVFVPAHRVVPLEEAMVSATGNRSNTGATGRNYGLLGYIMSSVSATFVGMARGAFELFLERLPGRGITYTQWTEQSHHPLTQQQVALASSKIEAAAALSHSWHRVLQGAADAGLQPSDEEKAVIRGRTAYAAQLSKEAVELLFAASGGSVIRREVDLQRFHRDIQGFSLHALVQLNANLEVQGRVLLGLEPGTYFL from the coding sequence GTGGCCACGCAGGAAGAACTGACCTCTGTACTGGACGCGGTACGCGACGCCGTGCCCGCCCTTCGCCGCAACGGGGCCGCCGCGGAGGAGCAGCGCTGGATACCGGAGGAGAACATCGAACTGCTCCAGAGGGCGGGGGTGTTCCGCACGGCCGTGCCGCGCGAGCACGGCGGTCTCGACTTCGACGTGGCGCAGCAGGCCCAGGTCATCGCCGAGGTGGCCCGGGGGTGCCCCTCCACCGGCTGGCTGACGATGGTGTGGCTCACCAGCGCCTGGTGCGCGACCCTCTACCCCGACCAGGCGCAGAAGGAGGTCTTTGAAGGCAGCGGCAGGGTCTCCATCGTCTTCGCCCCCACCGGCACCCTCGAACCGGTCGAGGGCGGCTACCGCCTCGACGGCACCTGGCGCTTCAACTCCGGCTGCCGGGGCGCGGACTGGGACCTGCTGGCCGCGGTGGTGGAGCAGCCCGACGGGACGGCCCAGGAACTGGTCGCGCTGGTGCCCACCTCCGAGCTGGCCTTCGCCGACGACTGGCACGTCTCGGCCGGCGCCGCCACCGGCAGTTCCACGACCACCGCCACCGGCGTCTTCGTGCCCGCGCACCGGGTCGTACCGCTGGAGGAGGCCATGGTCTCGGCCACCGGCAACCGCTCCAACACCGGTGCCACCGGCCGTAATTACGGTCTGCTGGGCTACATCATGTCCAGTGTCTCCGCGACCTTCGTCGGGATGGCGCGCGGCGCGTTCGAACTGTTCCTGGAGCGGCTGCCCGGACGCGGCATCACCTACACCCAGTGGACCGAGCAGAGCCACCACCCGCTCACCCAGCAGCAGGTGGCCCTCGCCTCCAGCAAGATCGAGGCGGCCGCGGCACTCTCCCACTCCTGGCACCGGGTCCTGCAGGGCGCGGCCGACGCGGGCCTCCAGCCCTCGGACGAGGAGAAGGCCGTCATCCGCGGCAGGACCGCCTACGCGGCGCAGCTCTCCAAGGAGGCCGTGGAACTGCTCTTCGCGGCCAGCGGCGGCTCGGTCATCCGCCGCGAGGTGGACCTCCAGCGCTTCCACCGCGACATCCAGGGCTTCTCGCTGCACGCCCTGGTCCAGCTCAACGCCAACCTGGAGGTGCAGGGCCGGGTCCTGCTGGGCCTGGAGCCCGGCACGTACTTCCTCTGA
- a CDS encoding aspartate aminotransferase family protein, with translation MDHTNTATPSRELAEPFLREVLAGAGLAVEYVRAKGNTLYQRDGEGGEIPVADFAGGYGSVLLGHNRPEIVARARELLDGDTPVHAQFSSHPYANALAAELNRIIHRELATEEPYFAVFANSGAEAVEAAVKHAELDRGMRTAALLEEIRAHNETARTAVADGTAVLAGHTLERLGLTAPADPREAFALLEAELARRNAEQTARPPLFLALEGGFHGKLAASVQLTHNEGYRAPFRSLAAQARFVPQDRPDVLKQVHAKERGVLLGARAVDGQVTLTEREFPVFCAFLVEPIQGEGGIRVLSREFAEEIQQFCESIGCPLVVDEIQSGMGRTGTLLASAPLGLRGDYFTLAKTLGGGIAKTSVMLVREKYYRKEFEIVHSSTFAKDSFSCHIALKVLELLEADGGRVYRVAQERGAALRAALDGVRADFPDVVADVRGRGLMLGLEFLDQSGSSSPVVREIAGGGFFGYVLAGHLLRRHRVRTFPTASALNTLRFEPSVELTDAEIAQLDTGLRDVCELLRAGAGEALTAP, from the coding sequence ATGGATCACACCAACACCGCAACCCCGTCCAGAGAACTGGCCGAACCTTTTCTCCGCGAAGTGCTCGCCGGTGCCGGCCTGGCCGTCGAATACGTCCGCGCGAAGGGCAATACCCTCTACCAACGGGACGGCGAGGGCGGCGAGATACCCGTCGCCGACTTCGCGGGCGGCTACGGATCCGTCCTGCTCGGGCACAACCGCCCCGAGATCGTCGCAAGGGCGCGGGAACTGCTCGACGGCGACACCCCCGTGCACGCCCAGTTCTCCAGCCACCCCTACGCCAACGCCCTCGCCGCCGAGCTGAACCGGATCATCCACCGGGAACTGGCCACCGAGGAACCGTATTTCGCGGTATTCGCCAACAGCGGCGCGGAAGCGGTCGAGGCGGCGGTCAAACACGCCGAACTGGACCGGGGGATGCGCACCGCCGCCCTCCTGGAGGAGATCCGCGCACACAACGAGACCGCGCGCACCGCGGTCGCCGACGGCACCGCCGTCCTCGCCGGGCACACCCTGGAACGCCTGGGTCTCACCGCCCCGGCGGACCCCCGCGAGGCCTTCGCCCTGCTGGAGGCCGAACTCGCCCGGCGCAACGCCGAGCAGACCGCCAGGCCACCGCTGTTCCTGGCACTGGAGGGCGGATTCCACGGCAAGCTCGCGGCGAGCGTGCAGCTCACCCACAACGAGGGGTACCGCGCCCCCTTCCGGTCGCTCGCCGCCCAGGCCCGGTTCGTCCCCCAGGACCGGCCCGACGTCCTCAAGCAGGTGCACGCCAAGGAACGGGGCGTCCTCCTCGGCGCGCGGGCCGTCGACGGCCAGGTCACCCTCACCGAACGGGAGTTCCCGGTCTTCTGCGCCTTCCTGGTGGAACCCATCCAGGGCGAGGGCGGAATCCGCGTGCTCTCCCGCGAATTCGCCGAGGAAATCCAGCAGTTCTGCGAGTCGATCGGCTGCCCCCTTGTCGTCGACGAGATCCAGAGCGGAATGGGCAGGACCGGGACACTCCTCGCCAGTGCCCCCCTCGGACTGCGCGGCGACTATTTCACCCTCGCCAAAACACTGGGCGGCGGTATCGCCAAGACATCCGTGATGCTGGTGCGCGAGAAGTACTACCGGAAGGAATTCGAGATCGTCCACAGCTCGACCTTCGCCAAGGACAGCTTCTCCTGTCACATCGCCCTCAAGGTCCTCGAACTGCTGGAGGCCGACGGCGGACGGGTCTACCGCGTCGCCCAGGAGCGGGGAGCCGCGCTGCGCGCCGCACTGGACGGCGTACGGGCGGACTTCCCCGACGTCGTCGCCGACGTCCGGGGCCGGGGCCTGATGCTGGGCCTGGAATTCCTCGACCAGTCGGGGTCCTCCTCACCGGTGGTCCGGGAGATCGCGGGCGGCGGTTTCTTCGGCTACGTCCTGGCCGGACACCTCCTGCGCCGCCACCGGGTGCGTACGTTCCCCACCGCGAGCGCGCTCAACACCCTGCGCTTCGAGCCCTCCGTCGAGCTGACCGACGCCGAGATCGCCCAGCTCGACACCGGGCTGCGCGACGTGTGCGAGCTGCTGCGGGCCGGCGCGGGCGAAGCACTGACCGCGCCCTGA
- a CDS encoding IS5 family transposase (programmed frameshift) has translation MRRHELSDVEWAVLSRLLPSSGTAGRPRSDDRVVLNGIVWKLRTGSAWRDVPERYGSWQTLYTRFRRWALDGTFSRMLKAIQAERDAAGDIDWLVSVDSTIVRAHQHATGGKRGLPRDEAGDHALGRSRGGLSTKVHLACDGHGRPLAFVLTGGNTNDCTRFEDVLDAIRVPRTGPGRPRTRPDHVIADKGYSSRKIRAYLRRRGIGHTIPERIDQATGRLRKGSRGGRPPTFDRRVYRLRNVVERCFNRLKQWRGLATRYDKTRESYQATVTIASIFLWI, from the exons GTGCGTCGTCATGAGTTGTCGGATGTTGAGTGGGCTGTGTTGTCGCGGTTGTTGCCGAGTTCGGGGACGGCTGGTCGGCCCCGGTCGGATGACCGGGTGGTGCTGAACGGGATCGTGTGGAAGCTGCGGACCGGTTCGGCCTGGCGGGACGTGCCGGAGCGTTACGGTTCCTGGCAGACCTTGTACACGCGTTTCCGCAGGTGGGCGCTGGACGGAACCTTCTCCCGCATGCTGAAGGCGATCCAGGCGGAGAGGGACGCGGCGGGTGACATCGACTGGCTGGTGTCGGTGGACTCCACGATCGTGCGGGCCCACCAGCACGCGACCGGTGGGAAAAGGGGGCTGCCG CGGGACGAAGCGGGTGATCACGCCCTCGGCCGATCCCGTGGAGGACTGAGCACCAAGGTCCACCTGGCCTGCGACGGACACGGCCGGCCCCTCGCCTTCGTCCTGACCGGCGGCAACACCAACGACTGCACCCGCTTCGAAGACGTCCTGGACGCCATCCGTGTTCCGCGCACCGGCCCGGGACGTCCCCGCACCCGACCCGACCACGTCATCGCCGACAAGGGCTACAGCTCTCGCAAGATCCGCGCCTACCTGCGCAGACGCGGTATCGGGCACACCATCCCCGAACGCATCGACCAGGCCACAGGCCGCCTGCGCAAAGGCTCACGCGGCGGCCGCCCACCCACATTCGACAGGAGGGTCTACCGGCTCCGCAACGTCGTCGAACGATGCTTCAACCGACTCAAGCAATGGCGCGGCCTGGCCACCCGCTACGACAAAACCCGCGAGTCCTACCAAGCCACCGTCACCATCGCCTCCATCTTCCTCTGGATATGA
- a CDS encoding flavin reductase family protein produces the protein MSRFATGVTVITVGGEHVHAMTANAFSSVSLDPPSVLCSVSHGAVMHGALASAGRFAVNILGVRQEPLARHFADKHRTLGAAQFEGVAWEAGKHTGAALLGGSVAWLECELSDSHVFGDHTIFIGTVLAAGRGSGEDGLLFVDGRFGRPDPAPAPGH, from the coding sequence ATGTCCCGCTTCGCGACCGGTGTCACGGTGATCACCGTGGGGGGCGAGCACGTGCACGCCATGACCGCGAACGCGTTCAGTTCGGTCTCCCTCGATCCGCCGTCGGTGCTGTGCAGTGTGAGCCACGGCGCGGTGATGCACGGCGCGCTGGCCTCCGCGGGCCGCTTCGCCGTCAACATACTCGGCGTGCGGCAGGAGCCCCTGGCGCGGCATTTCGCCGACAAGCACCGCACGCTGGGGGCGGCCCAGTTCGAGGGGGTGGCGTGGGAGGCCGGGAAACACACCGGGGCGGCCCTGCTGGGCGGTTCGGTGGCCTGGCTGGAGTGCGAGCTGAGCGACTCGCACGTCTTCGGCGACCACACCATCTTCATCGGGACGGTCCTGGCGGCCGGCCGGGGCAGCGGCGAGGACGGGCTGCTCTTCGTCGACGGCCGCTTCGGCAGGCCCGACCCGGCCCCGGCCCCGGGCCACTAG
- a CDS encoding YybH family protein, translating to MAYTFDVDFDPANPDLTADTDTQNDIFIQAFNSGDGALFDSLYREDSISNFSGEPLTGEARLAFFKEFLGGKPDLRATVTHAYVAGDVALIGVNYEIDTIEADGQPVQLRGVCTDVLRRGEDGRWLMSIDRPVAATGLVAG from the coding sequence ATGGCGTACACCTTCGATGTCGACTTCGACCCGGCGAACCCCGACCTCACCGCCGACACCGACACCCAGAACGACATCTTCATCCAGGCGTTCAACTCCGGTGACGGAGCGCTGTTCGACAGCCTCTACCGGGAGGACTCGATCTCGAACTTCTCCGGTGAGCCCCTCACCGGCGAGGCACGGCTGGCGTTCTTCAAGGAGTTCCTCGGCGGCAAGCCCGACCTGCGCGCCACGGTGACCCACGCGTATGTCGCCGGCGACGTCGCGCTGATCGGTGTCAACTACGAGATCGACACCATCGAGGCGGACGGACAGCCCGTACAGCTGCGGGGCGTGTGCACCGACGTCCTGCGGCGCGGGGAGGACGGCCGCTGGCTGATGTCCATCGACCGTCCCGTGGCCGCGACGGGCCTGGTCGCCGGCTAG
- a CDS encoding YybH family protein has translation MSQLTDDVEKHTSQYVEAFNAGDFETMDSFYTAESVAVWEPGKPLTGDARREYQREFLKNRPTMTAVPRQTFVTGDTALLIVDWTIDTVDAEGKPERLTGTGVDVLRLGEDKVWRYAIDDPYGQED, from the coding sequence ATGTCACAGCTCACCGACGACGTGGAAAAGCACACAAGTCAATATGTTGAGGCTTTCAACGCGGGCGACTTCGAAACCATGGACAGCTTCTACACGGCGGAGTCCGTCGCAGTCTGGGAGCCGGGCAAGCCGCTGACGGGCGACGCGCGCCGGGAATACCAGCGGGAATTCCTCAAGAACCGGCCGACGATGACCGCCGTGCCCCGGCAGACGTTCGTGACCGGCGACACGGCCCTGCTGATCGTCGACTGGACGATCGACACGGTCGACGCCGAGGGGAAGCCCGAGCGGCTCACCGGCACGGGCGTCGACGTCCTGCGGCTGGGCGAGGACAAGGTGTGGCGCTACGCCATCGACGACCCGTACGGCCAGGAGGACTGA
- a CDS encoding BTAD domain-containing putative transcriptional regulator has product MELGGIRQRSALAYLLLHANEVVSTSRLLGALWPADDAPMTARKILQNAIWRLRGVLAGLSPGEPAPELLTWYPGYMLRVRPEQVDLLVFQQRVAEGRVALAAGRPAAARDLLTEALALWRGPVLADLAEEGTYWAEVTSIQKKRLDVMEDCFEAELACGGHQSVLHELKALVEAEPLRERASRQLMLAFYRCGRQADALAVYGRVREALVEGLGLEPSPELQQLQRAVLTQDPALDLPRTAQLPRPGQTQLPPPGQTARPPRPGPPAQHTPPPRQHIAPPSPHTAEPTAARAALPGEYRQASVLLLRFGLGPEFGTLPPEDVDRVLDAVTQLAREKIEAEGGIVASALGSVLLGLFEDTATDTPANAGAVRAVRAAAAVRDCLAIAADTLHSTGEALSAHGAVSTGQVVVCRWPGAGVTPPWIGGHLVDDCRTALGMVPAGEVHVCEATRRLTDGRITYRGTGTGTAPWKLMAVGDGFTNQCGTSAGDRECELDLMRAVLLRTRHRSTPHLVTVLGPPGRKARLLLEFQRLVRTGTTEPVRVLTGTVAPSRGGMSAPAQMLASYAGTGPGDTPGSASAKLDTALAGLTDDQETRAALLAALGPLIYARGPVRRAVLGAWRDFLALAAAKHPLVVIWDDLERADEPLLELVEELADPRADLPLLNVVGADARLLARRPGWAAGRPQAMTISLGPVADDALDQLLECLLISGRAAVVA; this is encoded by the coding sequence GTGGAACTCGGCGGTATAAGGCAGCGATCCGCTCTCGCCTACCTCCTCCTCCACGCCAACGAGGTGGTCTCCACCAGCCGGTTACTCGGAGCGCTCTGGCCGGCCGACGACGCGCCCATGACCGCGCGGAAGATCCTCCAGAACGCGATCTGGCGGCTGCGCGGAGTCCTCGCCGGGCTGTCCCCCGGCGAGCCGGCCCCCGAACTGCTGACCTGGTACCCCGGGTACATGCTGCGGGTACGGCCCGAGCAGGTCGATCTCCTGGTCTTCCAGCAGCGGGTCGCCGAGGGCCGGGTGGCCCTGGCCGCCGGCCGCCCGGCCGCCGCACGCGACCTGCTGACCGAGGCACTCGCGCTCTGGCGCGGCCCGGTGCTCGCCGATCTCGCCGAGGAGGGCACCTACTGGGCCGAGGTCACCTCCATCCAGAAAAAACGCCTCGACGTCATGGAGGACTGCTTCGAGGCGGAGCTGGCCTGCGGCGGCCACCAGAGCGTGCTCCACGAACTCAAGGCACTGGTCGAGGCCGAGCCCCTGCGCGAGCGCGCCTCGCGCCAGCTCATGCTCGCCTTCTACCGCTGCGGCCGGCAGGCCGACGCCCTCGCCGTGTACGGGAGGGTACGGGAGGCCCTGGTCGAGGGCCTCGGCCTGGAGCCCAGCCCCGAACTCCAGCAGCTCCAGCGGGCCGTCCTCACCCAGGACCCGGCACTGGACCTGCCCCGCACCGCCCAGCTCCCCCGCCCCGGGCAGACCCAGCTCCCCCCGCCCGGGCAGACGGCACGGCCCCCCCGGCCCGGACCGCCCGCGCAGCACACCCCGCCCCCGCGGCAGCACATCGCGCCCCCCTCCCCGCACACGGCCGAGCCCACGGCGGCACGCGCCGCCTTGCCGGGCGAGTACCGGCAGGCCAGTGTGCTCCTGCTGCGCTTCGGGCTCGGACCCGAGTTCGGCACCCTGCCACCGGAGGACGTCGACCGGGTCCTGGACGCGGTGACCCAGCTCGCCCGCGAGAAGATCGAGGCGGAGGGCGGCATCGTCGCCTCGGCGCTGGGCTCCGTCCTGCTCGGCCTCTTCGAGGACACCGCCACCGACACCCCGGCGAACGCGGGCGCGGTGCGCGCGGTACGGGCCGCCGCGGCCGTACGCGACTGCCTGGCCATCGCCGCGGACACCCTGCACTCCACGGGGGAGGCGCTCTCCGCGCACGGCGCGGTCTCCACCGGGCAGGTCGTCGTCTGCCGCTGGCCCGGTGCCGGTGTGACCCCGCCGTGGATCGGCGGCCATCTCGTCGACGACTGCCGCACGGCGCTGGGCATGGTCCCCGCGGGGGAGGTCCATGTCTGCGAGGCCACCCGCCGGCTGACCGATGGCCGCATCACCTACCGCGGCACCGGCACCGGCACGGCCCCCTGGAAGCTGATGGCCGTCGGCGACGGCTTCACCAACCAGTGCGGGACCTCGGCCGGCGACCGCGAGTGCGAACTCGACCTGATGCGGGCCGTCCTGCTCAGGACCCGGCACCGCTCCACCCCGCACCTGGTGACCGTCCTCGGCCCGCCCGGCCGCAAGGCCCGCCTGCTGCTGGAGTTCCAGCGCCTGGTGCGGACCGGCACCACCGAGCCCGTACGGGTACTGACCGGCACCGTCGCCCCCTCGCGCGGCGGCATGTCCGCGCCGGCCCAGATGCTCGCCTCCTACGCCGGGACCGGCCCGGGCGACACCCCCGGATCCGCCTCGGCCAAACTCGACACGGCCCTCGCCGGGCTCACCGACGACCAGGAGACCCGGGCCGCCCTGCTGGCCGCCCTGGGCCCGCTGATCTACGCGCGTGGCCCGGTACGGCGCGCGGTCCTGGGCGCCTGGCGGGACTTCCTCGCCCTGGCCGCGGCCAAACACCCCCTCGTGGTGATCTGGGACGATCTCGAGCGCGCCGACGAACCGCTGCTCGAACTGGTCGAGGAACTGGCCGACCCGCGCGCCGACCTGCCGCTGCTGAACGTCGTCGGCGCCGACGCCAGGCTTCTCGCACGCCGCCCCGGCTGGGCCGCCGGCCGCCCGCAGGCGATGACCATCAGCCTCGGCCCGGTCGCCGACGACGCCCTCGACCAGCTTCTCGAATGCCTCCTCATATCGGGCCGGGCAGCAGTGGTCGCCTAG